A genomic window from Micromonospora violae includes:
- a CDS encoding GNAT family N-acetyltransferase — protein sequence MTITLRSATEHDLMAVGALHQRSRVAAYSGFLPADALADPTPEAMGRYWVERWVWERDTHRMTVAERGGRLAGFSHLGPDDEDDPATGLLNAIHLDPAEQGRGVGRTLMVDALDAMRARGWRRAALWVLRGNAHARSFYERGGWTPTGAEREEAIGSAQTPQLRYTRPL from the coding sequence GTGACGATCACGCTCCGCTCCGCAACCGAACATGACCTGATGGCGGTGGGCGCCCTGCACCAGCGCTCCCGGGTCGCCGCGTACTCCGGCTTCCTGCCCGCCGACGCGTTGGCCGACCCGACACCGGAGGCGATGGGGCGGTACTGGGTCGAACGGTGGGTCTGGGAACGGGACACCCACCGGATGACCGTGGCCGAGCGCGGCGGGAGGTTGGCCGGCTTCAGCCACCTGGGGCCGGACGACGAGGACGACCCGGCCACCGGGCTGCTCAACGCGATTCACCTCGACCCGGCCGAGCAGGGCCGCGGTGTCGGCCGGACCCTGATGGTGGACGCGCTGGACGCCATGCGGGCACGGGGCTGGCGGCGCGCCGCGCTCTGGGTGCTGCGCGGCAATGCCCACGCCCGCTCGTTCTACGAACGCGGCGGCTGGACCCCGACCGGCGCCGAGCGAGAAGAGGCGATCGGATCAGCCCAAACCCCCCAACTCCGCTACACCCGCCCCCTCTAA
- a CDS encoding ribonuclease Z: MSMRELVVLGTASQAPTRQRNHNGYVLRWDDEVILFDPGEGSQRQLLHTTVTATDLTRICVTHFHGDHCLGLPGTIQRLSLDRVPHPVAVHFPAGGAEYFARLRHATSFYETAELLVEPIEADGQQVALRCGTLEARRLRHPIETYGYRLVEPDGHRMLPEKLAAYGITGPAVGELIRVGHLDVDGRRVTRAEVSVPRPGQRFAFVMDTGLCDGVYALAEHADLLVIESTFLESEAALAAEVGHLTAAQAARVATESGVRRLVLTHFSQRYPDPRLFHDEARTHFDGELIIAEDLSTVQLPPRRVASNE; encoded by the coding sequence ATGTCCATGCGCGAACTGGTGGTGCTGGGGACGGCCAGCCAGGCGCCGACCCGTCAGCGCAACCACAACGGGTACGTGCTGCGCTGGGACGACGAGGTGATCCTCTTCGACCCGGGCGAGGGCAGCCAGCGTCAACTCCTGCACACCACGGTCACCGCCACCGACCTGACCCGGATCTGCGTCACCCACTTCCACGGCGACCACTGCCTCGGCCTGCCCGGCACCATCCAGCGACTGTCCCTGGACCGGGTGCCGCACCCGGTCGCCGTGCACTTCCCGGCCGGCGGCGCCGAATACTTCGCCCGGTTGCGGCACGCCACCTCCTTCTACGAGACCGCGGAGCTGCTGGTCGAGCCCATCGAGGCCGACGGGCAACAGGTCGCCCTGCGCTGCGGCACGCTGGAGGCACGCCGGCTCCGGCACCCCATCGAGACGTACGGCTACCGGCTGGTCGAGCCGGACGGGCACCGGATGCTGCCGGAGAAGCTGGCCGCGTACGGCATCACCGGGCCAGCCGTCGGCGAGCTGATCCGCGTCGGGCACTTGGACGTCGACGGACGCCGCGTCACCCGGGCCGAGGTGAGCGTGCCCCGACCGGGGCAGCGGTTCGCGTTCGTGATGGACACCGGCCTCTGCGACGGGGTGTACGCCCTCGCCGAGCACGCCGACCTGCTGGTCATCGAGTCGACCTTCCTGGAGTCGGAGGCCGCGCTCGCCGCCGAGGTCGGCCACCTGACCGCGGCGCAGGCCGCCCGGGTGGCGACCGAGTCCGGGGTACGCCGACTCGTGCTCACCCACTTTTCCCAGCGCTACCCCGACCCGCGCCTGTTCCACGACGAGGCGCGCACCCACTTCGACGGTGAACTGATCATCGCCGAGGACCTCAGCACCGTGCAGCTCCCACCGCGCCGAGTAGCCTCGAACGAGTGA
- a CDS encoding GntR family transcriptional regulator, which produces MPIPHTAHEIEADLLRRIGAGEFRRGQRLPTYDALADEYGSARRTVARAVEGLKARGIVVGVRGSGVYVAET; this is translated from the coding sequence GTGCCGATACCCCACACTGCGCATGAGATCGAGGCTGATCTGCTGCGGCGCATCGGCGCTGGCGAGTTTCGGCGCGGGCAGCGCCTCCCGACGTACGACGCGCTGGCCGATGAATACGGCTCGGCCCGGCGCACTGTGGCGCGCGCCGTTGAGGGGTTGAAAGCGCGGGGGATCGTGGTCGGCGTCCGGGGGTCGGGCGTGTACGTCGCTGAGACGTAG
- the msrA gene encoding peptide-methionine (S)-S-oxide reductase MsrA, with translation MFLRRMNAEMVSPDQALPGRPIAMPVADRHEVLGTPLKGPFPEGLQVAVFGMGCFWGAERLFWTLPGVYTTSAGYAGGFTKNPTYEETCSGRTGHAEVVQVVYDPSKINYEDLLKVFWENHDPTQGMRQGNDVGTQYRSAIYTTTDEQRTIAESSRDAFQPIVARAGKGEITTEIAPLGSYYFAEDYHQQYLAPTKNPNGYCNHGPNGLSCPVGVARVGG, from the coding sequence GTGTTTTTGCGCCGTATGAACGCCGAGATGGTCTCGCCCGACCAGGCCCTGCCGGGCCGTCCGATCGCCATGCCGGTCGCCGACCGCCACGAGGTGCTGGGCACCCCGCTGAAGGGCCCGTTCCCCGAGGGCCTTCAGGTCGCGGTCTTCGGCATGGGCTGTTTCTGGGGCGCTGAGCGGCTGTTCTGGACGCTGCCGGGCGTCTACACCACCTCCGCCGGCTACGCGGGTGGCTTCACCAAGAACCCGACGTACGAGGAGACGTGCTCCGGCCGCACCGGGCACGCCGAGGTCGTCCAGGTGGTGTACGACCCCAGCAAGATCAACTATGAGGATCTGCTGAAGGTCTTCTGGGAGAACCACGACCCGACCCAGGGCATGCGCCAGGGCAACGACGTGGGCACCCAGTACCGCTCGGCGATCTACACGACCACCGACGAGCAGCGGACCATCGCGGAGTCGTCCCGGGACGCGTTCCAGCCGATCGTGGCGCGGGCCGGCAAGGGCGAGATCACCACCGAGATCGCCCCGCTCGGCAGCTACTACTTCGCCGAGGACTACCACCAGCAGTACCTCGCGCCGACGAAGAACCCGAACGGCTACTGCAACCACGGCCCGAACGGGCTGAGCTGCCCGGTCGGCGTCGCCCGCGTCGGCGGCTGA
- a CDS encoding HIT family protein: protein MSGCVFCGIVRGEVPAFRVADTPDGVAFLDTRPVFKGHVLVVPRVHLVTLAELPADLLPGYFAMVQRLAGAVETALGAGGTFVAMNNKVSQSVPHLHTHVVPRTRGDGLRGFFWPRTRYADDTEARTYADRVATALAGGA from the coding sequence ATGAGCGGCTGCGTGTTCTGCGGGATCGTGCGGGGCGAGGTGCCGGCGTTCCGGGTGGCTGACACCCCGGACGGGGTGGCGTTCCTGGACACCCGGCCGGTGTTCAAGGGGCACGTGCTGGTGGTGCCCCGGGTGCACCTGGTGACCCTGGCCGAGTTGCCGGCCGATCTGCTGCCCGGCTACTTCGCCATGGTGCAGCGGCTGGCGGGGGCGGTGGAGACCGCTCTCGGTGCCGGTGGGACGTTCGTGGCGATGAACAACAAGGTGTCCCAATCCGTGCCGCACCTGCACACCCATGTGGTCCCACGGACCAGGGGCGACGGGTTGCGTGGCTTCTTCTGGCCGCGCACCCGCTACGCCGACGACACCGAGGCGCGGACGTACGCGGACCGGGTCGCGACGGCGCTTGCGGGCGGGGCCTGA